One window of Chryseobacterium sp. JJR-5R genomic DNA carries:
- a CDS encoding GEVED domain-containing protein: MKKNFTSFFFLFLFAITSAQWSPATFRGEKSRAGSDIKNYYSLDISLLKSQLAKAQQTGKNAKPVTISLPTLEGKIERFAVYSFPVVVKELADQYQLGSYVGVGIDDPGKYLRFSLAPDDFQSMIVKEGQYEFIEPADKSKTVYGVHPKTDKSNEGFLCSMNEDRLSKQEIEKLYTTGKAFSNQTTNFAKSSDKKYRTMRLAMSVTGEYTQFFGGTVANALVAINASLTRVNGVFEKDFALHLDLQNYPGVIYTNPATDPYSPAATGAGGAWNGELQQALTANVGNANYDIGHLFGASGGGGNAGCIGCVCINPTTSVPNGKGSGYTSPADGIPQGDNFDIDYVAHEIGHQLGANHTFSHALEGTGVNVEPGSGSTIMGYAGITGANTDVQPHSDPYFHAVSITQVQNNLNSKTCDVETTTTNNPPVITALPTYNIPKGTAFVLTASATDAENDPMTYTWEEVDNASATINKNNLGTTLTGASFRSFNPTTNPVRYFPKLSSVLAGVLNNSNNGWESVSTVARTTNFRVTVRDNNPVATQQQTQFANQQIIVGNDGPFKVTTTTAYNNGPTGITWDVVNTTAAPYNVANVKIDYTTDNGVTWTVASASTANDGNESINLTGLTLGGNVKIRVSAIGNVFYAIGSSTVASLASCTGAAPTGIVVSAITQTTATVSWVATANSTYVVQYRPLGSTTWITVPSTGNSINLTGLTDGIQYQVQVSTVCSGVQGPFSAITTFTTLGLTYCTMTSSNFASEYISNVTVTPVGAPVMSNNSVGSTYTDYSTTPSALVNLVIGSIGNTVSVSKFYPGGFSYSEAVGVWIDFNRNGVFEATEQVMNSPASATTPVTATFNVPATAYNGPATTRMRVAMRYSSSPVMCQSFGDGEVEDYAVKLIQPIPCTSNAPLNLSVSNITATSAYVMWDPAVGATYILQYRPLGSTTWTTVPLTTSAYTITGLTEQTQYEVQVAYVCSGTTGTYTAPMPFTTPAVTYCPITSSNNTNGYISNVTIAPTNSYVMSNNSGANTYTNYSADPAKLITLVRTSTNNSISVSKSWLTTTTSSLAVGAWIDFNRNGIFETSERVVSTTANTTTPITATFTVPTTSYNGPLTLRMRVIFATSTIADPCATVANGEIEDYAVKIIDLAPCTTAPPSPIIVSNITASTALVSWINATGATYTLRYRTGTGAWTTVAAATNPYTISNLNGSTTYEVQVATICGGTTGAWSGSVNFTTPAISYCTSGTATVNNAYISNITVSGTNTPAMSNNSGPSTYTDYSNDVNKIITLARNSANNVLSVGRTITSGTYSTYAWIDFNGDGVFNNNPTTVAGGERIMNLGYSSTTPVTATFAVPAGAYIGNNKLKMRVIVYFLTPTDACSPLTSDGEVEDYQIKFIDIQPCTTAAPTGIVLTNIGATTATVSWISSTGATYLVRWRTTNPVGAWNVSPAPITGNSYNITGLTEQTAYEVQVATICGGTQGPWSTSTPFNTTPITYCNMTGTGTTDFISNVTMTSVNPGIPPMSNTSVQTNYISYTAPATLVNLEIGSTGNKISVSKGWSGAAQSDAVSAWIDFNRNGIFETSEQIMASAASATTPVTALFNVPATAYNGPLTTTMRVVLKRSSAPVMCQNAVNGEVEDYSVRLRPCSTTAPTNLAFNTITHISANVTWTVPTGSLTFIVRYRVAGSTAPWTEVTASTLTGNPPLSLTGLTPATTYEVQIASSCGTSPGTFAPVKTFTTRCDPTPPNVTIGTVTATSAVVNWAPVAASSTYQIRYRVVGTTPWTTVNVTTPPLNTYTLTGLSPYTTYEVQVANICNGETTVNPWSNPKVFITERICELPPPGLTITNLTPTTAVVVWDPFPGATYVLRYRKVGIPSWTTVAVATNTVTLTGLIELTQYEMQVANVCNGTPATYTLPYFFTTPTIVYCQMSSAASTEYISKVTVTPNGKPKMENTSAASSYSDFTGNPLKFIELIQGSTGNQITIDKKLTGGAKAGVAVWIDFNRNGYFDINERIMAAAPNTDATASTTFTVPADAFISLTDYKYVVMRVAMAKDAIPVNCANFPVGEVEDYTVRISKFPIPNPVNQTDILIYPNPVRTVLYVKNISKKANYKIYNAAGQLVANGIILNNSIDVHNLINGVYVIDIQDGNEISAQKKFIKE; this comes from the coding sequence ATGAAGAAAAATTTTACTTCTTTCTTTTTCCTCTTTTTGTTTGCGATTACCAGTGCACAATGGAGTCCGGCAACATTCAGAGGGGAAAAATCCAGAGCAGGTTCTGATATTAAGAACTATTATTCTCTAGACATTTCTTTACTAAAGTCTCAATTGGCAAAAGCACAGCAAACGGGTAAAAATGCAAAACCCGTTACCATTTCTTTGCCGACTTTAGAAGGAAAAATCGAAAGGTTTGCCGTTTACAGCTTCCCTGTGGTAGTGAAAGAACTGGCAGACCAGTATCAACTGGGCTCCTATGTGGGTGTCGGGATCGATGATCCCGGTAAATACCTTAGATTCAGCCTGGCACCGGATGATTTTCAGTCGATGATCGTCAAAGAAGGTCAGTACGAATTCATAGAGCCTGCTGACAAGTCTAAAACAGTTTACGGTGTGCATCCAAAAACTGACAAAAGCAATGAAGGTTTCCTTTGTTCCATGAACGAAGACAGGCTATCCAAACAAGAGATAGAAAAACTGTATACAACCGGTAAGGCTTTTTCCAACCAGACTACCAATTTTGCAAAATCTTCTGACAAAAAATACAGAACGATGAGATTGGCTATGTCGGTAACAGGGGAATATACCCAGTTTTTTGGGGGAACGGTTGCGAATGCACTTGTTGCCATCAATGCCAGCTTAACCAGAGTAAACGGCGTATTTGAAAAAGATTTTGCCCTCCATCTGGATTTGCAGAACTATCCGGGCGTTATTTACACGAACCCTGCAACTGACCCTTATTCGCCTGCAGCCACAGGTGCCGGAGGTGCATGGAACGGTGAATTACAACAGGCACTTACTGCCAATGTAGGAAATGCCAACTATGACATCGGTCACTTGTTTGGTGCTTCAGGCGGTGGCGGTAATGCAGGCTGTATAGGCTGTGTTTGTATAAATCCAACAACTTCAGTACCAAATGGTAAAGGTTCAGGATATACATCACCGGCAGACGGTATCCCGCAGGGAGATAATTTTGATATTGACTATGTTGCCCATGAAATCGGGCATCAGCTGGGAGCCAATCATACATTCTCTCATGCATTGGAAGGAACAGGCGTAAATGTTGAGCCGGGTTCCGGTTCCACCATTATGGGCTATGCAGGAATTACTGGTGCCAATACCGATGTTCAGCCGCATTCTGACCCTTACTTTCATGCAGTAAGCATCACGCAGGTTCAGAATAACCTTAACAGCAAAACTTGTGACGTGGAAACCACGACCACAAACAACCCGCCTGTTATTACGGCTTTGCCTACCTACAATATTCCTAAAGGTACTGCATTTGTGTTGACAGCGTCTGCAACGGATGCTGAGAATGACCCAATGACCTATACCTGGGAAGAAGTGGATAACGCATCTGCCACCATAAATAAAAATAATTTAGGAACCACACTTACCGGTGCATCGTTCCGATCATTTAATCCTACAACCAACCCTGTAAGATATTTCCCAAAATTATCTTCAGTATTGGCCGGAGTTTTAAATAATTCTAATAATGGCTGGGAATCTGTTTCCACAGTTGCCAGGACTACTAATTTCCGGGTAACGGTAAGGGATAACAATCCCGTAGCTACTCAGCAGCAAACCCAGTTTGCCAACCAGCAGATTATTGTGGGAAATGATGGTCCTTTTAAAGTGACCACTACCACTGCGTATAACAACGGCCCTACCGGTATTACCTGGGATGTTGTAAATACAACGGCTGCTCCTTATAACGTAGCCAATGTAAAAATTGACTATACCACAGATAACGGGGTAACGTGGACGGTAGCTTCAGCTTCTACAGCGAATGACGGTAACGAGTCTATTAACTTGACCGGTCTTACGTTGGGAGGCAATGTGAAAATCAGAGTAAGTGCTATCGGAAATGTATTCTACGCCATCGGAAGTTCTACAGTAGCCTCATTGGCAAGTTGTACGGGAGCGGCTCCTACAGGTATTGTCGTTTCAGCAATTACGCAGACTACGGCAACAGTTTCATGGGTTGCTACGGCAAACTCAACCTATGTGGTTCAGTACCGCCCGTTAGGCAGCACAACGTGGATTACGGTTCCTTCCACAGGAAATTCTATAAACCTTACAGGATTAACAGACGGTATCCAGTACCAGGTACAGGTATCTACTGTTTGTTCAGGCGTTCAGGGACCTTTCTCGGCGATTACAACTTTTACTACTTTAGGTCTGACTTATTGTACAATGACCTCAAGTAACTTTGCATCGGAATATATTTCTAATGTTACGGTAACTCCGGTAGGCGCGCCTGTAATGAGCAACAACTCTGTAGGATCTACTTATACGGATTATTCAACGACACCTAGTGCCTTGGTAAACCTGGTTATCGGATCTATAGGGAATACGGTTTCTGTATCTAAGTTTTACCCTGGCGGTTTTAGTTACAGTGAAGCTGTAGGTGTCTGGATTGACTTTAACAGAAACGGAGTGTTTGAAGCAACCGAGCAGGTAATGAATTCCCCTGCCAGTGCAACAACTCCTGTTACCGCTACCTTCAACGTTCCGGCAACGGCCTATAACGGCCCGGCGACAACAAGAATGAGAGTAGCGATGCGATACTCAAGTTCTCCGGTAATGTGCCAGAGCTTCGGGGATGGGGAAGTGGAAGATTATGCTGTAAAGCTGATCCAGCCGATTCCTTGTACGAGCAATGCTCCTCTGAATCTTTCTGTAAGTAATATTACAGCTACTTCTGCCTATGTAATGTGGGATCCTGCTGTAGGTGCTACCTATATATTGCAGTACAGACCTTTGGGTTCTACAACATGGACTACCGTTCCTTTAACCACCAGTGCTTATACCATTACCGGTTTAACGGAACAGACCCAATATGAAGTTCAGGTAGCGTATGTATGTTCAGGAACTACAGGAACCTATACGGCACCAATGCCTTTTACAACTCCTGCGGTTACTTATTGTCCGATTACTTCAAGCAATAATACAAACGGTTATATTTCAAATGTAACAATTGCCCCTACGAATTCTTATGTGATGAGTAACAACTCAGGCGCGAATACCTATACAAACTATTCTGCTGATCCTGCCAAGCTGATCACACTGGTTCGTACTTCAACCAATAACAGTATTTCTGTTTCCAAATCATGGTTAACCACTACTACATCTTCATTAGCCGTAGGAGCATGGATTGATTTTAACAGAAACGGTATTTTTGAGACAAGTGAAAGAGTAGTTAGTACCACAGCCAATACAACAACGCCGATCACGGCAACGTTTACGGTTCCGACTACTTCTTACAACGGTCCGCTGACCCTTAGAATGAGAGTGATCTTCGCTACCAGCACCATTGCAGACCCTTGTGCTACAGTAGCGAACGGTGAAATTGAAGACTATGCAGTTAAGATCATTGATCTTGCACCTTGTACTACAGCTCCGCCATCTCCTATTATTGTTTCCAACATAACGGCCTCTACCGCTTTGGTTTCCTGGATCAATGCAACAGGAGCTACTTATACATTGAGATACAGAACGGGAACGGGAGCATGGACAACTGTTGCGGCAGCAACCAATCCTTATACCATCAGTAACCTTAACGGTTCCACTACCTATGAAGTACAGGTAGCAACGATATGCGGCGGTACTACCGGAGCATGGTCAGGTTCTGTAAACTTTACGACACCTGCCATTTCATACTGTACATCAGGTACAGCCACTGTTAATAATGCTTATATCAGTAATATTACAGTATCAGGTACCAATACACCGGCTATGTCCAATAACTCCGGGCCTAGTACTTACACGGACTATTCTAATGATGTTAACAAGATTATCACATTAGCCCGCAACTCTGCGAATAATGTACTTTCTGTAGGAAGAACCATAACATCAGGGACTTATTCCACGTATGCATGGATCGACTTCAACGGAGACGGCGTGTTCAATAACAATCCGACGACGGTTGCAGGAGGAGAGAGAATCATGAACTTAGGATATTCTTCTACAACACCTGTTACTGCTACATTTGCTGTTCCGGCAGGAGCTTACATCGGAAACAATAAGCTGAAAATGCGTGTTATCGTGTATTTCCTTACACCAACTGATGCGTGTTCACCACTTACAAGTGACGGAGAAGTTGAGGACTATCAGATTAAGTTCATCGATATCCAGCCATGTACCACGGCGGCACCAACAGGTATCGTATTAACTAATATTGGGGCTACGACGGCTACGGTTTCATGGATATCTTCTACAGGTGCTACTTACCTGGTAAGATGGAGAACGACCAACCCGGTAGGGGCATGGAATGTATCTCCTGCGCCTATTACAGGAAACAGTTATAATATCACAGGATTGACAGAGCAGACGGCATATGAAGTACAGGTAGCTACAATTTGTGGCGGAACCCAGGGGCCTTGGTCTACTTCCACACCGTTTAATACAACACCGATTACGTATTGTAACATGACCGGTACCGGAACTACTGATTTCATTTCCAATGTGACCATGACTTCTGTTAACCCGGGAATCCCTCCGATGAGCAATACATCCGTTCAGACCAATTATATCAGTTATACAGCTCCGGCTACGCTGGTTAATTTGGAAATCGGTTCTACAGGAAATAAGATTTCCGTATCTAAAGGATGGTCCGGAGCTGCACAGAGTGATGCAGTATCTGCATGGATCGATTTTAACAGAAACGGTATATTTGAAACTTCAGAACAGATCATGGCTTCTGCAGCAAGTGCTACAACTCCGGTAACAGCACTGTTTAATGTACCTGCAACAGCATATAACGGTCCGTTGACCACAACCATGAGAGTGGTTCTGAAACGTTCAAGTGCACCTGTAATGTGTCAGAATGCTGTCAATGGAGAAGTAGAAGATTATTCGGTAAGGTTAAGGCCTTGTTCTACAACGGCACCGACTAATCTAGCGTTCAATACCATCACGCATATTTCTGCTAATGTTACATGGACGGTTCCTACAGGCAGTCTTACCTTTATCGTAAGATACAGGGTAGCCGGAAGTACAGCACCATGGACAGAAGTTACAGCTTCTACATTAACAGGAAACCCTCCTTTGAGTTTAACAGGACTTACTCCTGCAACAACATATGAAGTACAGATTGCATCAAGCTGCGGAACAAGCCCTGGTACATTTGCACCTGTAAAAACATTTACAACGAGATGTGATCCTACACCTCCGAATGTAACGATCGGTACGGTAACAGCAACCTCAGCAGTAGTCAACTGGGCTCCTGTAGCAGCAAGCTCAACTTATCAGATCAGATACAGGGTGGTAGGAACTACGCCATGGACAACGGTAAACGTTACAACACCACCTTTAAATACGTATACCCTTACAGGTTTAAGTCCGTATACAACATATGAAGTGCAGGTAGCCAATATCTGTAACGGTGAAACAACGGTTAACCCTTGGTCTAATCCTAAAGTATTTATTACAGAGAGGATTTGCGAGCTGCCTCCTCCGGGATTAACGATTACCAATCTTACGCCGACTACTGCAGTTGTAGTTTGGGATCCTTTCCCTGGAGCAACATATGTATTAAGATATAGAAAAGTGGGTATTCCAAGCTGGACAACGGTAGCGGTTGCAACCAATACGGTTACCTTAACCGGACTGATTGAGCTTACACAGTATGAAATGCAGGTTGCGAATGTATGTAACGGTACGCCGGCTACTTACACACTGCCATATTTCTTTACAACGCCTACGATTGTATACTGCCAGATGAGTTCTGCGGCAAGTACGGAGTATATTTCAAAAGTTACCGTTACACCAAACGGTAAACCGAAAATGGAAAATACTTCAGCAGCTTCCAGTTATTCAGACTTTACAGGTAACCCTCTCAAGTTTATTGAGTTAATACAGGGATCTACTGGAAACCAGATTACCATTGATAAGAAACTGACAGGAGGTGCGAAAGCAGGCGTAGCTGTCTGGATTGATTTCAACAGAAACGGATATTTCGATATCAACGAAAGAATCATGGCTGCTGCCCCGAATACAGATGCTACGGCCAGCACGACATTCACAGTGCCTGCAGATGCATTTATCAGCTTGACAGACTATAAATACGTAGTGATGAGAGTAGCGATGGCAAAAGATGCAATCCCGGTAAACTGTGCTAATTTCCCTGTTGGCGAAGTAGAAGATTATACAGTACGGATTTCTAAGTTCCCTATTCCTAACCCGGTAAATCAAACGGATATATTAATTTATCCTAATCCGGTTAGAACAGTGTTGTATGTGAAAAATATCAGCAAAAAAGCGAATTATAAGATCTATAACGCTGCAGGGCA